One Paraburkholderia sp. HP33-1 genomic region harbors:
- a CDS encoding DUF3300 domain-containing protein, with amino-acid sequence MDRESRAHARIIPFATAVDRRRHMLTLCDEPRRARRVSRVLSAALLACCGAFSISLSLAQAPAANAPANAAPNAPIPAATLDKLVGPIALYPDDLVAIILPASTYPVEIVQADRFLDQYKNDKSLKLNDAWHDPVKALLNYPDVVKKMSTELDWTIALGEAVVTDQGSVLEAIQRFRRQTQSAGHLKSDDKQVVVVEKEVIKIQPADPQVIYVPQYNPQTIVVASAPVTYAYAPTPYPAYYYPYAPGAALATGLIWGAALGAAWNGGHYEAHYGGGGNNNININRERNVERGDRNVERGDRNVERGNINTGDINRGGGRGQGGGTSAWTPDKKPGQVSGVADRSARAERVGDPPSRGGGGGGGAGGGNFGGRGTGGAGGAGGAGANFAGGAGGAGGAGGQGRPQASQRPAASPNTRQAGPSAAQSRGGDAFSGYGSARDTQANSARGAASRQSASTRGGGYSGGGGFSGGGGRGGGGGGGFTPRAGGGGRGGGRR; translated from the coding sequence ATGGACCGCGAATCGCGTGCTCATGCACGCATCATTCCGTTTGCAACGGCGGTCGACAGGCGGCGGCACATGCTCACGCTTTGCGACGAGCCGAGGCGCGCGCGACGTGTCAGCCGTGTGCTGAGCGCCGCGCTTCTGGCGTGCTGCGGCGCGTTCTCCATTTCGTTGTCGCTGGCACAGGCGCCGGCCGCGAACGCCCCGGCGAACGCCGCCCCGAACGCCCCCATTCCCGCGGCGACGCTCGACAAGCTCGTCGGGCCGATCGCGCTGTATCCGGACGATCTGGTCGCAATCATCCTCCCTGCCTCCACCTATCCCGTGGAAATCGTGCAGGCCGACCGCTTTCTCGATCAGTACAAGAACGACAAGTCGCTGAAGCTCAACGACGCGTGGCACGACCCGGTGAAGGCGCTGCTGAATTACCCCGACGTCGTCAAGAAGATGAGCACCGAACTCGACTGGACCATCGCTCTCGGCGAAGCCGTCGTGACCGATCAGGGCTCGGTGCTCGAAGCGATTCAGCGCTTCCGGCGGCAAACGCAGTCGGCGGGGCATCTGAAATCCGACGACAAGCAGGTCGTGGTCGTCGAGAAAGAAGTGATCAAGATCCAGCCGGCCGATCCGCAGGTCATCTACGTCCCGCAGTACAACCCGCAGACCATCGTCGTGGCCAGTGCGCCCGTGACCTACGCGTACGCGCCCACGCCGTATCCGGCCTATTACTATCCGTACGCGCCCGGCGCCGCGCTCGCGACAGGGCTGATCTGGGGCGCGGCACTTGGCGCCGCCTGGAACGGCGGACACTATGAAGCGCATTACGGAGGCGGCGGCAACAACAACATCAATATCAACCGCGAAAGAAACGTCGAGCGTGGCGACAGAAACGTCGAGCGCGGTGACAGAAACGTGGAGCGCGGCAACATCAACACGGGCGACATCAATCGTGGCGGCGGTCGCGGGCAGGGCGGGGGCACCTCCGCGTGGACCCCCGACAAGAAGCCGGGCCAGGTCAGCGGCGTCGCGGACCGCTCCGCGCGCGCGGAACGGGTCGGCGATCCACCCTCTCGCGGAGGGGGCGGGGGCGGCGGTGCTGGCGGCGGCAACTTCGGAGGTAGAGGTACCGGCGGCGCAGGCGGCGCGGGCGGCGCAGGCGCAAACTTCGCGGGCGGCGCAGGTGGCGCAGGAGGCGCGGGCGGGCAAGGGCGGCCGCAGGCGAGCCAGCGTCCGGCGGCTTCACCGAACACACGGCAAGCGGGTCCGAGCGCGGCGCAATCGCGCGGCGGCGATGCGTTCAGCGGCTACGGGTCGGCGCGCGACACGCAGGCCAACAGCGCGCGCGGCGCGGCAAGCCGTCAATCGGCCTCGACGCGCGGCGGCGGCTACTCAGGTGGCGGCGGATTTTCCGGCGGCGGCGGACGCGGCGGTGGCGGTGGCGGTGGTTTCACGCCACGGGCCGGCGGCGGCGGGCGCGGCGGCGGACGGCGATAA
- a CDS encoding acetate/propionate family kinase, whose amino-acid sequence MADVILVLNAGSSSLKFSAFDAQNAQLELILRGQIEALYTSPRFRATDRDGTASSFEWGDDYRLGHEGAIEYLGGFLREHGGGHQLMAVGHRVVHGGQRFTGPVIVTSAVLDELDSLSPLAPLHQPHNLKPIRILAQLRPDLTQVACFDTTFHRTQTEIAQAYALPASITARGVRRYGFHGLSYEYIASVLPDIAPAAAAGRTVVAHLGNGASMCAMVAGRSVASTMGFTAVDGLPMGTRCGSLDPGVMLYLLDELKMDSQAIADLIYKGSGLLGMSGISGDMRVLLDSDAARARFAIDVYTYRIGRELGSLAAAMQGLDALVLTAGIGEHAVAIRERIVREAAWLGAELDEAANRAGGPLISRASSKVPVWVVPTNEELMIARHARAIA is encoded by the coding sequence ATGGCGGATGTGATCCTCGTTCTGAACGCCGGTTCGTCAAGCCTCAAGTTCAGCGCCTTCGACGCGCAAAACGCGCAGCTCGAACTCATTCTGCGCGGCCAGATCGAAGCCCTCTACACGAGCCCGCGCTTTCGCGCGACAGATCGCGACGGCACTGCCAGTTCGTTCGAGTGGGGCGATGACTATCGCCTCGGTCATGAGGGCGCGATCGAATATCTGGGCGGCTTTCTGCGCGAGCACGGCGGCGGCCATCAGTTGATGGCGGTCGGGCATCGCGTCGTGCACGGCGGGCAGCGCTTTACCGGCCCCGTTATCGTGACCTCCGCCGTGCTTGACGAGCTGGACAGCCTGAGCCCGCTCGCGCCACTGCATCAGCCGCATAACCTGAAGCCGATCCGCATTCTCGCGCAACTGCGTCCCGACCTGACCCAGGTCGCGTGCTTCGACACCACGTTTCATCGCACCCAGACCGAGATCGCGCAGGCCTATGCGCTGCCTGCGTCGATTACCGCGCGCGGCGTGCGGCGTTACGGTTTTCACGGGCTCTCGTACGAATACATCGCGAGCGTGCTGCCGGACATCGCGCCGGCCGCGGCGGCGGGGCGTACCGTCGTCGCGCATCTGGGCAACGGCGCGAGCATGTGCGCGATGGTCGCGGGCAGGAGCGTGGCGAGCACGATGGGCTTTACGGCGGTGGACGGCCTGCCGATGGGCACGCGTTGCGGCAGCCTCGATCCCGGTGTGATGCTTTATCTGCTCGACGAGCTGAAGATGGATTCGCAGGCGATCGCGGACCTGATCTACAAAGGCTCGGGTCTGCTCGGTATGTCGGGCATCTCGGGCGACATGCGCGTGCTGCTCGACAGCGACGCCGCGCGCGCCCGCTTTGCCATCGACGTCTACACCTACCGTATCGGACGCGAACTAGGCAGTCTCGCCGCGGCGATGCAGGGTCTCGACGCGCTGGTGCTGACGGCCGGCATTGGCGAGCACGCCGTCGCGATCCGCGAGCGGATCGTGCGCGAAGCGGCGTGGCTCGGGGCCGAACTCGACGAGGCCGCCAATCGGGCGGGCGGCCCGCTGATCAGCCGCGCTTCGAGCAAGGTGCCGGTCTGGGTCGTACCCACCAATGAGGAACTGATGATCGCCCGCCATGCGCGCGCGATTGCCTAG
- the fabI gene encoding enoyl-ACP reductase FabI, with product MPIEQPRLILKGAKALVTGIANEHSIAYGCAKAFHEVGASVALTYANDKAKPYVEPIAKALDAEIFMPLDVTGEDEMEAVFEQIEKTWGRLDILVHAIAWAPKADLHGGLLQSSREGFLTAMDISCHSFVRMARLAAPLMKDGGTMLTMSYYGADKVVPNYNVMGPVKAALEACARYLAFELGPKDIRVHAISPGPLKTRAASGLKDFELLLNEAVQRAPLGELVDIMDVGYTCAFLATSYARRLSGSTLYVDGGLNIVA from the coding sequence ATGCCGATCGAGCAACCGCGTTTGATTCTGAAAGGAGCGAAGGCCCTCGTGACCGGCATCGCCAACGAGCATTCGATTGCCTACGGTTGCGCGAAAGCGTTTCACGAAGTTGGCGCGAGCGTGGCGCTCACCTATGCTAACGACAAGGCGAAACCCTATGTGGAGCCGATCGCCAAAGCACTCGATGCCGAGATATTCATGCCGCTCGACGTAACAGGCGAGGACGAAATGGAAGCCGTTTTCGAGCAGATCGAGAAAACGTGGGGACGGCTGGACATTCTCGTTCATGCCATTGCCTGGGCGCCGAAAGCGGATCTGCACGGCGGCTTGTTGCAATCGTCGCGCGAAGGCTTCCTGACCGCCATGGACATCTCCTGCCATTCGTTCGTGCGGATGGCGCGTCTTGCCGCGCCGCTGATGAAAGACGGCGGCACTATGCTGACGATGAGCTACTACGGCGCGGACAAGGTCGTACCGAACTACAACGTGATGGGCCCCGTCAAGGCGGCGCTCGAAGCCTGCGCGCGCTATCTGGCGTTCGAGCTGGGGCCGAAGGACATCCGCGTGCACGCGATTTCGCCGGGGCCGCTGAAGACCCGCGCCGCTTCGGGCCTGAAGGATTTCGAGCTGCTGCTCAACGAAGCGGTGCAGCGTGCACCGCTCGGCGAACTGGTCGACATCATGGACGTCGGCTATACCTGCGCGTTTCTGGCCACGTCATACGCGCGGCGGCTTTCCGGTTCGACGTTGTATGTCGACGGCGGATTGAACATCGTCGCTTAG
- a CDS encoding glycine zipper family protein has product MNSSTKYFIVAALTASLSLQGMAQSRPIAYPAKGQSPQQQQQDEGACYSWAKSNTGIDPTAVANAPPPPSGPAVGGGERVQGAARGAAGGAVIGAIAGDAGKGAAIGAATGTMVGGSRARQNRRAAAAQSQAQTQGSMDTFNRAFAACMSGRGYTVN; this is encoded by the coding sequence GTGAATAGTTCGACGAAATACTTCATTGTCGCCGCGTTGACCGCGTCCCTGTCGCTGCAGGGCATGGCGCAATCGAGGCCGATCGCCTATCCGGCCAAAGGGCAAAGCCCGCAGCAACAGCAGCAGGACGAAGGCGCCTGCTATTCGTGGGCAAAGAGCAATACCGGCATCGATCCGACTGCGGTCGCCAACGCGCCACCCCCGCCATCCGGCCCCGCGGTGGGGGGCGGCGAGCGCGTGCAAGGCGCCGCGCGCGGCGCGGCCGGCGGCGCGGTCATCGGCGCAATCGCGGGCGATGCCGGCAAGGGCGCGGCGATCGGCGCGGCGACCGGCACGATGGTCGGCGGATCGCGCGCGCGACAGAACCGGCGCGCGGCCGCGGCACAGTCGCAGGCGCAAACGCAGGGCTCGATGGACACGTTCAATCGCGCATTCGCCGCGTGTATGTCAGGCCGGGGTTACACGGTCAATTGA
- a CDS encoding phosphate acetyltransferase, translating into MEKHAKYDRLIEYSRTLPPLPTAVAHPCDESSLRGAVEAAEMGLITPLLVGPRARIEAIAAEHGIDISDFPIVDAPHSHAGAALAVQLVREGKAEALMKGSLHTDELMAEVIRRDTGLRTARRVSHCFVMDVPAYDQPLIITDAAINIAPTLEEKVDILQNAIDLGHALKLEEVRVAILSATESVNPKIPSTVEAAALCKMVDRRQITGGLVDGPLALDNAINIEATRIKHIESQVAGRANVLMVPDLEAGNMLAKSLSFLAGADAAGIVLGARVPIILTSRADSVTTRLASCAVAAMVAKARREAGKVIG; encoded by the coding sequence ATGGAAAAGCACGCAAAGTATGATCGTCTGATCGAATACAGCCGCACGCTGCCGCCATTACCGACCGCGGTTGCGCATCCGTGCGACGAGAGTTCGCTCAGAGGCGCGGTCGAAGCGGCCGAAATGGGACTGATCACGCCGCTGCTCGTCGGGCCGCGCGCGCGCATCGAAGCGATTGCCGCCGAACACGGCATCGACATCTCGGACTTCCCGATCGTCGATGCGCCGCATAGCCACGCCGGCGCCGCGCTGGCCGTGCAACTCGTGCGCGAAGGCAAGGCCGAGGCCCTGATGAAAGGCAGCCTGCACACCGACGAGCTGATGGCCGAGGTGATTCGCCGCGATACCGGCCTGCGCACCGCGCGGCGCGTCAGCCATTGCTTCGTGATGGACGTGCCCGCGTACGACCAGCCGTTGATCATCACGGACGCTGCGATCAACATCGCGCCTACGCTCGAAGAGAAGGTCGACATCCTGCAGAACGCGATCGACCTAGGGCACGCGCTGAAGTTGGAAGAAGTGCGCGTGGCGATCCTGTCCGCGACCGAGAGCGTCAATCCGAAAATTCCATCGACTGTCGAAGCAGCGGCGCTGTGCAAGATGGTGGACCGCAGGCAGATTACCGGCGGCCTCGTGGACGGTCCGCTCGCGCTCGACAACGCGATCAACATCGAAGCCACGCGCATCAAGCACATCGAGTCGCAGGTTGCCGGACGCGCCAATGTATTGATGGTGCCGGACCTCGAAGCGGGCAACATGCTCGCGAAAAGCCTGTCGTTTCTCGCCGGCGCGGACGCGGCCGGTATCGTGCTCGGCGCGCGTGTGCCGATCATTCTGACGAGTCGCGCGGATTCGGTGACGACGCGTCTCGCGTCGTGCGCGGTCGCGGCGATGGTGGCGAAGGCGCGGCGCGAAGCCGGCAAGGTGATCGGGTGA
- a CDS encoding RT0821/Lpp0805 family surface protein: MSRQFHPGACAFTRWLAAALLTGPVLCHATNLNFLKDTPITYMRDADRKALNNAAQKALDTKQDGESLDWSNAGTGNPVSITGTVTPQSTTKDGDRTCRTVTLVAVAKGQTQSWMPVACKTGNGLWKVLKK, from the coding sequence ATGTCACGTCAATTTCATCCCGGCGCGTGCGCATTCACGCGGTGGCTCGCGGCGGCGCTGCTCACAGGTCCCGTTCTGTGTCATGCCACGAACCTGAACTTCCTGAAAGACACGCCCATCACGTACATGCGTGACGCTGACCGTAAAGCGCTCAACAATGCGGCGCAAAAGGCACTCGATACCAAACAGGATGGCGAATCGCTCGACTGGAGCAATGCGGGCACCGGCAACCCTGTTTCGATCACGGGCACGGTGACGCCGCAGAGTACGACGAAGGACGGCGATCGAACCTGCCGGACCGTGACGCTCGTCGCGGTCGCGAAAGGACAGACCCAAAGCTGGATGCCGGTCGCCTGCAAAACGGGTAATGGGCTGTGGAAGGTTCTCAAGAAATAG
- a CDS encoding DUF2950 domain-containing protein, translating to MSGQSITGKRARDDSRRRVASSCRLCAMVLALSVPLAAFAEGQRTFATPEDAVAALSSALKTDDEASLVAIFGEKHKSLVVSPDQAENEANWATASKELEAYRVLDERGPDKRILLVGDEAWPMPIPIVKEGGSWRFATEQGEEEMINRRIGSNEREAIKVLHAYIDAQRQYASRDRNHNGLLEYAQKLASTPGKQDGLYWHTDENSDEEESPFGPLVAASSEYLKGHAAGDPYRGYQFRILTRQGKSAPGGAFSYVINGHMIAGFAMVAYPAQYGTSGVMTFVVNNNGVIYQKDRGEHAPPVTEFNPDHTWQRVKDPL from the coding sequence ATGAGTGGGCAGAGCATCACCGGAAAGCGCGCACGCGACGATTCGCGGCGACGTGTCGCGTCATCGTGCCGACTGTGCGCGATGGTGCTCGCGCTGTCGGTTCCGTTGGCCGCGTTCGCCGAAGGGCAGCGAACGTTCGCCACCCCGGAAGACGCGGTCGCTGCGCTGTCCAGCGCGCTGAAAACCGACGACGAAGCGTCACTCGTCGCGATCTTCGGCGAAAAGCACAAGAGCCTGGTGGTATCGCCGGATCAGGCGGAAAACGAGGCGAACTGGGCCACGGCGAGCAAGGAGCTCGAAGCCTATCGCGTGCTCGACGAGAGGGGGCCGGACAAGCGGATTCTGCTGGTCGGCGACGAGGCGTGGCCGATGCCGATACCGATCGTGAAAGAGGGTGGCAGCTGGCGCTTCGCCACGGAGCAGGGCGAAGAAGAGATGATCAATCGACGGATCGGCTCCAACGAGCGCGAAGCGATCAAGGTGCTGCACGCTTACATCGACGCGCAGCGTCAATACGCGTCGCGCGACCGCAACCACAACGGGCTGCTCGAATACGCGCAAAAACTGGCCAGCACGCCGGGCAAGCAGGACGGCCTCTACTGGCACACCGACGAAAACAGCGACGAGGAGGAGAGTCCGTTCGGTCCGCTCGTCGCCGCCAGTTCCGAATATCTGAAAGGCCACGCGGCGGGTGATCCTTACCGGGGCTACCAGTTCCGCATTCTGACGCGGCAAGGCAAGAGCGCGCCGGGCGGGGCGTTCAGCTATGTGATCAACGGCCACATGATCGCGGGCTTCGCGATGGTCGCTTATCCGGCGCAGTACGGCACGAGCGGCGTGATGACCTTCGTCGTCAACAACAACGGCGTGATCTACCAGAAGGACCGTGGCGAGCATGCGCCGCCCGTGACCGAGTTCAATCCGGATCACACGTGGCAGCGCGTCAAGGATCCGCTCTGA
- a CDS encoding RNA recognition motif domain-containing protein, which translates to MAELFLGNVEESVSDEEIGEFLIRYGFPRFSSIQRVPGTGSRPGAVVVFDDVPTDALRVLQTRVHNLFWKNHTIVAQLLPEHDES; encoded by the coding sequence ATGGCTGAGCTCTTTCTTGGAAATGTCGAGGAAAGCGTCTCCGACGAAGAAATCGGCGAGTTCCTGATACGGTATGGCTTCCCGCGTTTCAGCTCGATCCAGCGGGTGCCCGGCACGGGTTCGCGTCCCGGCGCGGTGGTCGTCTTCGACGATGTGCCCACGGACGCACTGCGCGTTCTGCAAACGCGCGTCCATAATCTGTTCTGGAAGAACCACACGATCGTGGCGCAACTGCTGCCGGAGCACGACGAATCGTGA
- a CDS encoding SulP family inorganic anion transporter, producing MNNPSRVTGLASSAPPVRGWRAAFPPAQWLRSYQPRWLVKDAVAGVTLAAYGIPVSLAYASLAGLPPQYGIYGYLVGGLCYALFGSSRQLAIGPTSAISMLIGVTVAPMAGGDPARWASIAALTAVLIACMCVIGWLLRLSSLVSFISETILLGFKAGAALTIAMTQLPKLFGVKGGGEFFFERIAVLWGQIPLTNVSVLGFGLVCIALLLLGEKFLPGRPVALVVVAASIVVLSVTPLASRGFTLVGALPQGLPEFRLPGLRLRDVDGIVPLAFACLLLAYVESVSAARALAQVHGYEIDARQELLGLGAANLAAGLFQAFPVAGGLSQSTVNDKAGAKSALALVFASVAIGFCLMFLTGLLANLPNVVLAAIVLVAVKGLVDVGELRHVWRVSRFEFAISMVAFAAVLLLGILNGVIVAVLVSMLLIIRRAAHPHVAMLGRIPGTQYFSDLERHGENETIAQVLAVRVEASLLYFNVEHVRETIWRMIDAAPEPVRLVICDLSASPVVDLAGARMLRALQGALQAAGAAMKVVGAHAEVRDMLRAEGLEIRVGHIGRRSSVADLVDAFQQNSDLADGADRS from the coding sequence TTGAACAACCCATCCCGCGTTACCGGCCTCGCGTCGTCCGCGCCGCCCGTACGCGGCTGGCGTGCCGCGTTTCCTCCCGCGCAGTGGCTGCGCAGCTATCAACCGCGATGGCTCGTGAAGGACGCGGTCGCCGGAGTGACGCTCGCGGCTTACGGCATTCCGGTATCGCTCGCGTATGCGTCGCTCGCCGGTCTGCCACCGCAATACGGCATCTACGGCTATCTGGTCGGCGGTCTCTGTTACGCGCTGTTCGGCTCGTCACGCCAGCTCGCGATCGGCCCGACCTCGGCGATCTCGATGCTCATCGGCGTGACGGTCGCGCCGATGGCCGGCGGCGACCCGGCGCGCTGGGCTTCGATCGCGGCGCTCACGGCCGTGTTGATCGCCTGCATGTGTGTGATCGGCTGGCTGCTGCGGTTGAGTTCGCTCGTCAGCTTCATCAGCGAGACGATCCTGCTCGGCTTCAAGGCGGGCGCCGCACTGACGATCGCGATGACCCAGTTGCCGAAGCTGTTCGGCGTGAAAGGCGGCGGCGAGTTTTTCTTCGAACGGATTGCCGTGCTGTGGGGGCAGATTCCGCTCACCAACGTCAGCGTGCTCGGGTTCGGCCTCGTTTGCATCGCATTGCTGCTGCTCGGCGAAAAGTTTCTGCCGGGGCGTCCGGTGGCGCTCGTCGTCGTTGCCGCTTCGATCGTCGTGTTGTCGGTCACGCCGCTGGCGAGTCGCGGATTCACGCTCGTGGGCGCGCTGCCTCAGGGCTTGCCTGAATTCCGTCTACCGGGGCTGCGGCTGCGCGATGTCGACGGCATCGTCCCGCTCGCGTTCGCGTGCCTGTTGCTGGCCTATGTCGAAAGCGTTTCGGCCGCGCGCGCACTCGCGCAGGTGCACGGCTACGAGATCGACGCTCGCCAGGAATTGCTGGGTCTCGGAGCGGCCAATCTGGCCGCGGGATTGTTCCAGGCCTTCCCGGTCGCGGGCGGGCTTTCGCAATCGACTGTGAACGACAAGGCCGGCGCGAAAAGCGCGCTTGCGCTGGTATTCGCATCGGTCGCGATCGGCTTCTGTCTGATGTTCCTCACCGGGCTGCTCGCAAATCTGCCGAACGTCGTGCTGGCAGCGATCGTGCTCGTGGCCGTGAAGGGCCTCGTCGATGTCGGCGAATTGCGTCATGTGTGGCGCGTGAGCCGCTTCGAATTCGCGATTTCGATGGTGGCGTTCGCGGCGGTGCTGTTGTTGGGCATCCTGAACGGCGTCATCGTCGCGGTGCTCGTGTCGATGCTGCTGATCATTCGTCGCGCCGCGCATCCGCATGTCGCGATGCTGGGGCGTATTCCCGGCACACAGTATTTCTCGGATCTCGAACGTCATGGCGAAAACGAGACGATTGCGCAGGTTCTGGCGGTGCGTGTCGAAGCGTCGCTGCTGTACTTCAACGTTGAGCATGTGCGCGAGACGATCTGGCGAATGATCGACGCCGCGCCCGAGCCGGTCCGGCTCGTGATCTGCGATCTGTCCGCGTCACCGGTCGTCGATCTGGCGGGCGCGCGCATGCTCAGGGCGCTGCAGGGGGCGCTTCAGGCAGCGGGCGCCGCGATGAAGGTCGTCGGCGCCCACGCGGAGGTGCGCGACATGCTGCGCGCCGAGGGACTCGAAATTCGTGTCGGCCACATCGGCCGGCGCAGTTCGGTCGCGGACCTCGTCGACGCGTTCCAGCAAAACAGCGATCTCGCGGACGGCGCGGACCGCAGTTGA
- the aspT gene encoding aspartate-alanine antiporter: MEWLVTTLRQYPEIAIFLSLGIGYWIGGKSYKGFSLGAVTSTLLVAIAIGQLHITVSPNVKSVFFLIFLFAVGYGVGPQFVRGLAKDGLPQALFAAVQAVLSLGATIVAAKIAGYDLGSAAGLFAGSQTISASMGLATDAINRLSLPADETKALLNAMPTAYAVTYIFGTVGSAVILATLGPRLLRIDLVAACKEYEATMGGTKEMGGEGQAWHRYELRAYRVLADSPACGQMVSQVEALQPQNTRLFVERIRRGGKVEEAKLDMVLQADDVVAIAGPRDQLVSVLGAGTGTGDDGGDHSVAVRRARALEVDDPELLAVPAEGVDVYVTSKVVDGKTLTELAGMPLARGVFLRRIKRGPTETQIPILPNTKLHRGDTITIVGRTQDTSAAAKVLGVIDRATNVTDVAFMSLAITVGALVGAIVIKAAGVPITLSTAGGALIAGLVFGWLRAIHPTFGRIPEPTVWFMNSVGLNVFIAVIGLTAGPGFVSGLQHLGVGLFLWGIFATTVPLILGMFIARFIFHFHPAILLGVCAGSRTTTAALGMVCDAAQSQIPGLGYTVTYAVGNTLLTIWGMVVVMILA, from the coding sequence ATGGAATGGCTCGTTACTACCTTACGACAATATCCCGAGATCGCGATATTCCTGTCGCTCGGCATCGGCTATTGGATCGGCGGCAAAAGCTACAAGGGTTTTAGTCTCGGTGCTGTCACCTCGACGCTGCTAGTCGCCATTGCAATCGGACAGCTGCACATCACCGTGTCGCCGAACGTCAAATCGGTGTTCTTTCTGATCTTCCTGTTCGCGGTGGGCTATGGCGTCGGACCACAGTTCGTGCGCGGCCTCGCGAAAGACGGCTTGCCGCAGGCGCTGTTCGCCGCCGTGCAGGCCGTGCTGTCTCTGGGCGCGACGATTGTCGCGGCGAAGATAGCGGGCTACGACCTGGGTTCCGCGGCTGGGCTCTTTGCCGGATCGCAGACGATCTCGGCTTCGATGGGGCTCGCGACGGACGCGATCAACCGGCTGTCGCTACCAGCAGACGAGACTAAAGCGCTGCTCAATGCGATGCCGACCGCGTACGCGGTCACCTACATATTCGGCACAGTCGGCTCCGCGGTGATTCTTGCGACGCTCGGACCGAGGCTGCTGCGCATCGACCTCGTGGCGGCCTGCAAGGAATACGAGGCGACGATGGGCGGCACGAAGGAAATGGGCGGCGAGGGCCAGGCGTGGCACCGCTACGAGCTGCGCGCCTACCGCGTTCTCGCGGATAGCCCGGCTTGCGGCCAGATGGTGAGCCAGGTCGAAGCATTGCAGCCGCAGAACACGCGCCTCTTTGTCGAACGGATCAGACGCGGCGGCAAGGTCGAAGAGGCGAAGCTCGACATGGTGCTGCAAGCCGACGATGTCGTTGCGATAGCGGGCCCGCGTGACCAGTTGGTCTCGGTGCTCGGGGCCGGCACCGGGACAGGCGATGACGGCGGCGATCACTCGGTCGCGGTGCGCCGCGCACGCGCGCTCGAAGTAGACGACCCCGAACTGCTCGCCGTACCCGCCGAGGGCGTGGACGTCTACGTGACGAGCAAGGTGGTGGATGGCAAGACATTGACGGAGCTTGCGGGCATGCCGCTCGCACGCGGCGTGTTTCTGCGCAGGATCAAGCGCGGGCCCACCGAAACGCAGATCCCGATTCTGCCGAACACGAAGCTGCATCGCGGCGACACCATCACGATCGTCGGGCGCACACAGGACACGAGTGCCGCCGCCAAAGTGCTCGGCGTGATCGACCGCGCGACCAATGTGACCGACGTCGCGTTCATGTCGCTCGCGATCACGGTCGGCGCGCTGGTGGGCGCGATCGTGATCAAGGCCGCGGGCGTTCCGATCACGCTGTCGACGGCCGGCGGCGCGTTGATCGCCGGTCTCGTGTTCGGCTGGCTGCGCGCCATTCATCCGACCTTCGGCCGGATTCCCGAGCCGACCGTGTGGTTCATGAATTCAGTGGGCCTCAATGTGTTCATTGCCGTGATCGGGCTGACGGCGGGGCCCGGCTTCGTCTCAGGCTTGCAGCACCTTGGCGTCGGCCTGTTTCTGTGGGGCATCTTCGCCACCACGGTGCCGCTGATCCTCGGCATGTTCATCGCACGCTTCATCTTCCACTTTCATCCGGCCATCCTGCTCGGCGTATGCGCCGGTTCGAGAACGACGACCGCGGCGCTCGGCATGGTCTGCGATGCCGCGCAAAGCCAGATCCCAGGGCTCGGCTATACGGTGACCTATGCGGTGGGCAATACGCTGCTGACGATCTGGGGCATGGTCGTCGTGATGATTCTGGCTTGA